One genomic window of Ziziphus jujuba cultivar Dongzao chromosome 4, ASM3175591v1 includes the following:
- the LOC125421851 gene encoding alkane hydroxylase MAH1-like: MGSITSSDQFLRDTILNLVLAGAGTLSAGLTWFFWLVATHPTVETKILEEIKLNLIEKQDEKGRFFNSNEVNKLVYLHAALCETLRLYPPAPINHRSSSEEDILPSGHRMKPKQRILLFFYSMGRMEDIWGEDCLEFKPERWINSDGGGIIKVSPYKFTAFNGGPQSCLGKNMSFIEMKMVAATMLWNYRVEIMEGHPISPTISITLYMKHGLKVRISQRDVVDH; the protein is encoded by the coding sequence atggGCTCGATTACCAGTTCAGATCAGTTTTTAAGAGACACCATACTCAATCTCGTGCTAGCTGGAGCTGGCACTTTATCCGCGGGCCTCACCTGGTTTTTCTGGCTCGTTGCAACACATCCAACGGTGGAAACTAAAATTCTCGAAGAAATAAAGCTGAATTTGATTGAAAAACAGGACGAGAAAGGAAGGTTTTTCAACTCAAATGAGGTGAACAAGTTGGTATATCTCCATGCAGCACTATGTGAGACACTAAGGCTATATCCACCTGCTCCAATCAATCATAGATCCTCATCCGAGGAAGATATTCTGCCTAGTGGTCACCGTATGAAGCCGAAGCAAaggattttgctttttttttattcgatgGGTAGGATGGAAGATATATGGGGTGAGGATTGCTTGGAATTTAAGCCTGAGAGATGGATTAATTCTGACGGAGGTGGTATAATCAAAGTTTCGCCCTACAAGTTCACGGCTTTTAATGGAGGCCCTCAGAGTTGTTTGGGTAAGAATATGAGTTTCATTGAGATGAAGATGGTTGCCGCCACTATGTTATGGAATTACAGAGTTGAAATTATGGAGGGACATCCAATTTCTCCAACCATATCCATCACACTTTATATGAAACATGGTCTCAAGGTTAGAATTTCCCAAAGAGATGTTGTTGACCATTAG
- the LOC107403818 gene encoding alkane hydroxylase MAH1-like: MACVIGYVELLVAVVCFVLLRHWRVHRNTSVIITNWPLVGMLPGLLRNVSCIHDFASHLLQKGGGTVEIKGPWLANLDFLVTSDPMNVQHILNKSFANYPKGPEFKMIFEPLGDGIFNSDSDLWKFQRKMFQLLMAKSKFELYMEKTIHRNVVDGLIPLLHHVSTTEIQVDLQEVFQRLTFDNICLLVLGFDPHCLSIEFPEVAYEKAFDNIERIVLLRHVQPQSWWKLQKWLQIGGEKQLAESLKVFDEFLHQCISKKQHEYNRIDQKDESNFDMLTIYMAEQQKQGQREYLGMSSDKFLRDTALNFLVAGRDTIGSALTWFFWLVSTHPFVETKLVEEINEKLTPKHDDKAKVFGAGEVSKLVYLHAALYESLRLYPPIPINHKAASQSDTLPSGHHIKQNQRILISFYSMGRMEEIWGKDCLEFKPERWISDKGEIIYVPSYKFTAFNNGPRSCLGKNMTFLQMKMVATAMLWNFRFQVVKGHPISPDMSVILYMKHGLKVIVSNRFCGA, encoded by the exons ATGGCTTGTGTAATTGGGTACGTCGAGTTACTAGTAGCGGTCGTATGCTTTGTCCTACTTCGCCATTGGAGGGTGCACAGAAACACTTCCGTAATCATCACTAACTGGCCACTTGTTGGTATGCTTCCAGGGCTCCTTAGAAACGTCTCATGCATCCACGATTTTGCTTCCCACCTTCTCCAAAAAGGTGGGGGAACTGTTGAGATCAAAGGCCCTTGGTTGGCTAACTTGGATTTCCTGGTCACTAGTGATCCTATGAATGTGCAACACATTTTGAACAAAAGTTTTGCAAACTATCCCAAGGGACCTGAGTTCAAGATGATCTTTGAACCATTAGGAGATGGCATTTTCAATTCTGATTCCGatttatggaaatttcaaagaaaaatgtTCCAATTATTGATGGCAAAGAGCAAATTTGAGTTGTACATGGAGAAAACCATCCACAGAAATGTGGTGGATGGGCTCATCCCACTTCTTCATCACGTTTCCACAACAGAAATTCAG GTTGACTTACAAGAAGTATTCCAACGGCTAACCTTTGACAATATATGCTTATTAGTGTTAGGCTTTGATCCTCACTGTCTTTCTATTGAATTCCCTGAAGTTGCTTATGAAAAAGCTTTTGATAATATCGAAAGGATTGTCTTGCTCCGGCATGTTCAACCTCAAAGCTGGTGGAAGTTGCAGAAGTGGCTTCAAATTGGAGGAGAGAAACAACTAGCGGAATCATTGAAAGTTTTCGATGAATTCTTACACCAATGCATCTCTAAGAAACAACATGAATATAACAGAATTGATCAAAAAGACGAATCTAACTTCGACATGCTCACAATTTATATGGCAGAACAACAAAAGCAAGGACAAAGAGAGTACCTTGGTATGAGTTCCGACAAGTTTCTCAGGGACACAGCACTCAATTTCTTGGTAGCAGGGCGTGACACCATAGGTTCAGCTCTCACTTGGTTTTTTTGGCTAGTCTCGACCCACCCATTTGTGGAAACTAAACTTGTCGAAGAAATAAATGAGAAATTAACACCAAAACATGATGACAAGGCTAAGGTTTTCGGTGCAGGGGAGGTGAGTAAATTGGTTTATCTCCATGCAGCACTGTATGAGTCATTACGACTGTATCCACCAATTCCAATCAATCACAAAGCCGCATCTCAATCGGACACACTTCCAAGTGGTCATCATATAAAGCAAAACCAGAGGATTTTGATTTCTTTCTATTCCATGGGAAGGATGGAGGAGATATGGGGCAAAGATTGCTTGGAATTTAAACCAGAGAGATGGATTTCCGACAAAGGTGAAATTATTTATGTACCATCTTACAAATTCACGGCGTTTAACAATGGTCCTCGTTCATGTTTGGGTAAAAACATGACTTTTCTTCAGATGAAAATGGTCGCGACCGCCATGTTATGGAATTTTCGATTTCAAGTGGTGAAAGGGCATCCAATTTCCCCTGATATGTCTGTCATACTTTACATGAAACATGGACTCAAGGTTATAGTATCCAACAGATTTTGTGGTGCTTAG